In Candidatus Nezhaarchaeales archaeon, a single window of DNA contains:
- a CDS encoding ABC transporter substrate-binding protein, with translation MLGAPLSMAFLYGWDAEKNLRMAVNEINEAGGVKVGGETYYFQLIPMETRDLEPGVPVEEAIRVVEKLITEKGADIIIGGPVRSEAALGVMPTIAKYKKIHILTTGTLTPKLHQEVANNYDKYKYIFRITGESGGLAAQARDILSYLRGKYGFNKVYIMVQDVAHARAIGDILKTLLTGEGGWQVWGPDVYPTGATDYSISLLKAKEVGAQILFV, from the coding sequence GACGCTGAGAAAAACCTTAGGATGGCGGTTAATGAGATTAATGAAGCCGGCGGCGTAAAGGTAGGTGGTGAAACCTACTACTTCCAGCTCATACCGATGGAAACAAGGGATCTTGAGCCGGGGGTTCCGGTTGAGGAGGCGATTAGGGTTGTTGAGAAGTTAATAACTGAAAAGGGAGCGGACATCATAATTGGAGGGCCCGTCCGTTCTGAAGCGGCTCTTGGCGTAATGCCTACCATAGCTAAGTATAAGAAGATCCATATCTTGACCACGGGGACTTTAACGCCCAAACTGCACCAGGAGGTAGCGAATAACTACGATAAGTACAAGTACATATTCAGGATCACTGGTGAATCAGGGGGTTTAGCAGCTCAAGCCCGCGACATATTATCGTATTTAAGGGGTAAGTACGGGTTTAATAAGGTGTACATAATGGTTCAGGACGTTGCTCACGCGAGGGCCATAGGCGACATCCTTAAAACGCTGCTTACGGGTGAGGGTGGATGGCAGGTTTGGGGTCCGGATGTATACCCAACAGGCGCTACCGATTACTCGATAAGCCTCCTTAAAGCTAAGGAGGTAGGCGCGCAAATACTCTTCGTAT